One segment of Deinococcus sp. Leaf326 DNA contains the following:
- a CDS encoding methyltransferase has protein sequence MPRPARSPRPSSGRSDSGSFSGKRARPRGDFRTRQPAHEYELEVLPGLENVAETELAAVPLARDVRGLRFWYPGDPERLTRLRSAVAVYRVQAWDVPRPRGLLGNQQLGELVAFLREVVEVGGQQSFRISAAGRESAVMERLASELQTALELPHDPKEGELLIRLRPEEGGEGWEVLARMTPRPLSARSWRVCNRGGGLNATIAYAALKLAGQRDEDRIFNPMCGSGTLLVERALLGPSAALVGVDIDAEAVACSQANLKAAGREVEVAQVDALHTGLAPRSFDLIVADLPWGDAIGSHRSNAALYPEFLAEAHRLLSRRGRLCVITHEIRLFERLLEEQVQHWHARELFQVYSGGHHPKAYLLHKP, from the coding sequence ATGCCGCGCCCTGCCCGTTCCCCCCGACCATCCTCCGGCCGCTCCGATTCCGGCTCCTTCTCCGGCAAGCGGGCCAGGCCGCGCGGTGATTTCCGCACCCGGCAGCCCGCCCACGAGTACGAACTGGAGGTGTTGCCGGGCCTGGAGAACGTGGCCGAGACCGAACTCGCCGCCGTGCCGCTGGCGCGCGACGTGCGCGGCCTGCGCTTCTGGTACCCCGGCGACCCCGAACGCCTGACCCGGCTGCGCTCGGCGGTGGCCGTGTACCGCGTGCAGGCCTGGGACGTGCCCCGCCCGCGCGGCCTGCTGGGCAACCAGCAGCTCGGCGAACTCGTGGCCTTCCTGCGGGAGGTCGTGGAGGTCGGTGGCCAGCAGTCCTTCCGCATCAGCGCGGCCGGGCGCGAGTCGGCCGTCATGGAGCGCCTCGCCTCCGAACTCCAGACGGCCCTGGAGCTGCCCCACGACCCCAAGGAGGGCGAACTCCTGATCCGGCTGCGGCCCGAGGAAGGGGGAGAGGGCTGGGAGGTCCTGGCCCGCATGACGCCCCGGCCGCTCTCGGCCCGTTCCTGGCGGGTGTGCAACCGGGGCGGCGGCCTGAACGCCACTATCGCCTACGCCGCCCTCAAGCTCGCCGGGCAGCGCGACGAGGACCGCATCTTCAACCCGATGTGCGGCAGCGGGACCCTGCTTGTCGAGCGGGCGCTGCTGGGGCCGTCGGCGGCGCTCGTCGGCGTGGACATTGACGCGGAGGCGGTGGCGTGCAGCCAGGCCAACCTGAAGGCCGCCGGCCGCGAGGTCGAGGTGGCCCAGGTGGACGCCCTGCACACGGGGCTCGCCCCGCGCAGCTTCGACCTCATCGTGGCCGACCTGCCCTGGGGCGACGCCATCGGCTCACACCGGTCCAACGCCGCGCTGTACCCCGAATTCCTGGCCGAGGCGCACCGCCTCCTGAGCCGGCGGGGCCGCCTGTGCGTCATCACGCACGAGATCCGGCTGTTCGAGCGCCTCCTCGAAGAGCAGGTGCAGCACTGGCACGCGCGCGAGCTGTTTCAGGTCTACAGCGGCGGGCATCACCCCAAGGCCTACCTGCTCCACAAGCCCTGA
- a CDS encoding TrkH family potassium uptake protein: MRLPPPLPLPLPSARLRRSVISRFTPPQLIALAYVLGIGLGTALLSLPGMLTPGTHLSLIERLFTATSAICITGLVVVDTGEGFTRLGQVVIILLAQVGGLGIITFGTLFALLAGRRVNFSERQLLVQQISALNVGGAVSLLWTIMLYTLVAEVTGAALLALRFVPQFGWGEGLYQAVFHSVSAYNNAGFVVMPGGMAQYVQDPLVSGVIAVQIVLGGLGFLVQLNVLSHWREPRRNRLLVYSKLTLMTTGALLLGGTLLILALEWGRASTLGPLAAPGKMLAAFFQSVTPRSGGFATLDVEALSSASLFLTIALMFIGANSGSTGGGIKTSTFAILVGSAWNLIRGRTELIAFGRRVVPENVVRAGTITTIYTLLVFSAFFGLLVTNPKLDFTHLLFETVSAAATVGLSMNTTPRINDAGLLILTVLMYLGRIGPVTFAVALNSRQTQASPLKYPPERDILVG, translated from the coding sequence GTGCGCCTGCCGCCTCCCCTTCCGCTGCCCCTGCCGAGTGCGCGGCTGCGCCGCTCCGTGATCTCGCGTTTCACGCCGCCGCAGCTCATCGCGCTGGCCTACGTGCTGGGCATCGGGCTGGGCACGGCGCTACTCTCCCTGCCGGGCATGTTGACCCCCGGCACGCACCTGAGCCTCATCGAGCGGCTGTTCACGGCCACGAGCGCCATCTGCATCACGGGACTGGTCGTCGTGGACACGGGCGAGGGCTTCACGCGGCTGGGCCAAGTGGTCATCATCCTGCTCGCGCAGGTGGGGGGGCTGGGCATCATCACCTTCGGCACGCTGTTCGCGCTGCTGGCCGGGCGGCGGGTGAACTTCAGCGAGCGCCAGCTCCTCGTGCAGCAGATCAGCGCCCTGAACGTGGGCGGGGCCGTGTCGCTGCTGTGGACCATCATGCTCTATACCCTCGTCGCCGAGGTCACGGGGGCGGCGCTGCTGGCCCTGCGCTTCGTGCCGCAGTTCGGCTGGGGCGAGGGCCTGTACCAGGCGGTGTTCCACTCGGTCAGCGCATACAACAACGCGGGCTTCGTGGTGATGCCGGGCGGGATGGCCCAGTACGTGCAGGACCCGCTGGTGAGCGGGGTGATCGCCGTACAGATCGTGCTGGGGGGCTTGGGCTTCCTGGTGCAGCTCAACGTGCTCTCGCACTGGCGCGAGCCGAGACGCAACCGGCTGCTCGTGTACAGCAAGCTGACCCTGATGACCACCGGCGCGCTCCTGCTGGGCGGCACCCTGCTGATCCTCGCGCTGGAGTGGGGACGCGCCTCCACGCTGGGGCCCCTCGCGGCGCCGGGCAAGATGCTCGCGGCCTTCTTCCAGAGCGTGACGCCGCGCTCGGGCGGGTTCGCCACCCTGGACGTCGAGGCCCTGAGCAGCGCCAGCCTCTTTCTGACCATCGCGCTGATGTTCATCGGGGCCAACAGCGGCTCGACCGGCGGCGGCATCAAGACGAGCACCTTCGCCATCCTCGTCGGCAGCGCCTGGAACCTGATCCGGGGCCGCACCGAGCTTATCGCCTTCGGGCGGCGGGTGGTGCCGGAAAACGTGGTGCGCGCCGGGACCATCACGACCATCTATACGCTGCTGGTCTTCAGCGCCTTTTTCGGGCTGCTGGTCACCAACCCCAAACTGGACTTCACGCACCTGCTGTTCGAGACCGTGAGTGCGGCCGCCACGGTGGGTCTGAGCATGAATACCACCCCCAGGATCAACGACGCGGGGTTGCTCATCCTGACGGTCCTGATGTACCTGGGGCGCATCGGGCCGGTGACCTTCGCGGTGGCCCTCAACTCGCGCCAGACGCAGGCCAGCCCGCTGAAGTACCCGCCCGAGCGCGACATCCTGGTGGGGTAG
- a CDS encoding TrkA family potassium uptake protein, with the protein MKTKQCLVIGLGRFGTAVATTLYEMGHEVVAVDREEDNVERVVNLVTHAAVLDATEERAMRAIGVADFDVVIVAIGTDVQANILATMNAKSLGATYVVTKAVDEMGRRVLERIGADLVIRPEHDMGVRLARQIANPNIVDTLDLGSDYAIVEIEASARLRGSLRDLNLTGRFGVQVIALGRGGRIEVTPRAEDVIAPHDKLVVIGTAHSLDELRRFLGN; encoded by the coding sequence ATGAAGACCAAGCAGTGTCTGGTGATCGGCCTGGGCCGGTTCGGAACCGCCGTCGCCACGACGCTCTACGAGATGGGCCACGAGGTCGTGGCCGTGGACCGCGAAGAGGACAACGTCGAGCGGGTCGTGAACCTCGTGACGCACGCGGCGGTGCTCGACGCCACCGAGGAACGCGCCATGAGGGCCATCGGGGTGGCCGACTTCGACGTGGTGATCGTCGCCATCGGCACCGACGTGCAGGCCAACATCCTGGCGACCATGAACGCCAAGAGCCTGGGCGCGACCTATGTGGTCACCAAGGCGGTCGACGAGATGGGCCGCCGGGTGCTGGAGCGCATCGGGGCCGACCTCGTCATCCGGCCCGAGCACGACATGGGCGTGCGGCTCGCGCGCCAGATCGCCAACCCCAATATCGTGGACACGCTGGACCTGGGCAGCGACTACGCCATCGTGGAGATCGAGGCCAGCGCCCGGCTGCGCGGCAGCCTGCGCGACCTGAACCTCACCGGCCGCTTCGGGGTACAGGTCATCGCCCTGGGACGCGGTGGCCGCATCGAGGTCACGCCCCGCGCCGAGGACGTGATCGCCCCACATGACAAGCTCGTGGTGATCGGCACGGCCCACAGCCTCGACGAGTTGCGGCGCTTTCTGGGGAATTAG